AAATACTTAAACCACTTGTTTAATGCCTGAAAATTAGGAGAAAACATTCATACATTTTGTTTAGCTCTCCAGCGTGGCAAAGGTTCAATTACTTGAGTGTGAGCACTCTACATCCAGTCTAATACAGCATGCAAGTAGCCCCTCTAACTCCATCATGATTTTGAATCTTTAAATCCTGCAAAGGTGATGCTACGATTGTATTTGTATCCAAACCCCACGGAATCCATAGAAAGACTTTtactgaagttttcttttatcAAAAACTCCGcttagggaaataaaaacagtgactATATGTAACGTACTGATATGACAAAGCCTAAAGATTGAATTGGTACAAACAGGAGATGACTAATTTATGAACCAAATAGTAAAGTACCATTGATCACTCAACTGTGTTCAACTGtattaacaaaaaaacacattgtaCTTGTAGAttaatcagaaaaaataaaacaagtgcATGTTTTTGACTCTTAAGGAAACTTTTTTGTATAAGTGCATCTCGTAAGGAGGCTTTGGGAGCAGAAAGTTTGCAATTTACTATTCTTATGCAAATTTTGAGGATCTCTCTCAAtcttctgcagtatttctcacaaaaacacacaaaccaCGCATGATGTACAGTCAGTGTGACATTATGACAatggaagaaattattcctctttggtttttgttcctCTCCCTTAAGTGCCTATTTAGACATTGTCTTCTTCATCAGATGATTTTGGCTGCCAAAGTTAATCTTTCTAACATACCCCTGGATGGCTCCAAAACAGACttccttgatttttatttttattttattttttgtttgttttgagttaAAACAAGTATTGAGTATTTGCTTTCCTACTTAAAGAAATTGTTACTCTAAAactgtatatatttaaattacttttagCTTATGCGTCATAGCTAAAATAAGATACTGACTTCTTATGAAACTCCAATTCTATATTTATGCAACAATGATTAAGCCTTTAGATGTTTCCTTAGAACTGATGACCCAACAGCAGAGTGGAAAATAACGCCATATCATTAATCTTCAGAAAGTGACCTACAGTGAAGTTGCTATTTCTATtataaatacaggaaaagaaaatcccaaACAAAATCAATTCAACAAATGCAGTGGATTTTCAACTGAGATAGGAAAAGAAACTTTGAAGAATCAGTGCTTTGAAACACTAATGGCTCAAACCATAAAGGATTTATTGAATATTCAAGTATTGAGGAgccttgtctttcacatcacaaCTCCTAGCACTTAGTCATCCATCAGCCTCCTGTCAAAGTAACAGAACTCACTGTCCGCTGTGAACCACACGACCCACAGGTACAGGCAGATATTGTTGTGACTACTGTGAGCAACAGAAGGGATGAACTCTCTTCTTAGACTGCGCATCAGTAATTAAATAGATCTTAACTTAGGAAAAGGTTAGACAACTCAGTTAGATGGTAATTAGTCCTCTTATTGATCTAGCTCCTCAAACTCTCAGTTCTTCATATGAAGCTTGCACACACTTgaaatacatacatttaaaattGTGCTGTAATGCCACTCTTAACACTGATAGATTGATAGACTATACAATTTTGCTTACATAGCCATTGCAAGAGAGTTGAGAAATTGTTTAATCTTCTGGATAACAACTAGAAAGCCCAGAGGAATACTGTCCAGCAAAAATGGTACCTAAAAGCAGGACGGTATTCCTCTGGATAGCATGCCCTGGGTCTCAGACCTGGGCATCCCTCAAAAGAGAATCATGGATgaactcttctttttctttttcttttctttttttttttttttttttgcttttgctatCAATGATGTTTATTTCTAATTGAATGCAGCGTGGAGAGCCCATACACAGTGTTAAAATGGATGGTCTCAGTGTTGAAGGAATTCCCCAGCATGCTCCAATGACGCCCCCTAATACACCTGATCCCCGGAGCCCACCACATCCTGACAACATTGCCCCAGGTAATACATTAACATGTAGATATGAATTATATTTAGTGTTCATTACACAGCAGCTGACAGAGCTCTTTATGAAACAACACCATTAACCATAATTTAATAATGGAATTGCTGTTAGAAATTCATAAATTCAGTTAAGATAACTAATCAGAATTTCCCATGGAAATTTAAAGCAGAGCAGTTTAGttgcttctgttcatttttaaagattttatatGCCTTTTGTACTACTTTCCCTTCAACTAAAACATGCATTATGATCTGGTGAAACTGCTCATATATTTACTGATCCCATAAATATTGAGAAACCTCCTCAGCTGTTAAATTAGACTAATACATGGCATTTATATCGCCCTAGTTTCTAAACCGCAATGCAATGCTCACCAATCTGAAAATCATCTATTGTAGTTTAATTACCCATAAATGTAAATATGAAGTAATCGCAAGTTTTGCTGGACTCTTTTATATAGAAGTAACTTAAAGAGAAATTTGCCCCAGCTACAAACAaagttctgatttatttaaGTCCTTAACTGTGAaggcactgttttctttattaaaagcaGAGAGCTGACGGAAGGCCTTATTTTGCATTCTCTAAGACTAGAGAAGGCTAATTTGTTGTGATTAATTTATCCAGTGATATAtcctttcttcctgtttatgaATTATCCATGAgcacactgttgtttttttttacaaattcaTTCTTTGTTTGGAATTACTCAATGCATGTTTTGTGCAGACCTTTTCCAGTCTATGTAAACTAGGTCAATGCTACTCTGTTAGAGAATGCTAAGACTCTGTGCATACACGGGACAAATACAGTTCAAATAGAGGTCTTTGCCATTGCTATGAGATGGTAGAAATCTTCACATTTGAGAATGGTAAAAACAATTTGCTTTAGTTCTGGTGAAATAAATAGTTATTAAACAACAGGGTAGgtcttttttgcttgtttggttttgtttcttttttttttttatgtttgttagAGAAAATAGCATTACTTTGTAGAGCTACATGCAGAATAAGGATAAAAGGGAAAAtagatttcctttgtttttcatataaatACCGTAACTCATATATTAGGATAATCCCTTGATGATTTTAATTCTTCAAACTGTACTTTCAGGTCTGTTTTCCCTCCTTCTATATTTGCTCTTGACATGATGTACTTGCTTGTAGAAGAAATCACACTGAATATGGATTTTACTTGCTTATTAAAACTCTGATCAGAGCCTGACCCTCAGATGTTTATGCagagaaaaatctgtttgttaATTCAGGCCAAGATCTGCATTGATACACTCTTATAATCAAACAGACTCTTACGACTTcatgaataattttaaataaggCTAAGTTAAATGAGGAGAGTTAAGTTAAAAAAGGAGAGTAGAATACTTCAGAGCAGTTATCTGAAATTTTCCAAATGCACTCAGTGACTTATCTGCTGTTGTGTGGCTTTGGTCAACCCATTTGTTTCAGTAGTTCATTTTATCTAACCTTAACTGATGGGAATATCACTTTCTATTTTCATAGGATGATTATAAAGAATCAAAAAGGCAATATACTGTTATACTGGTTTTGCCATGATCTCTTTACAGGATATTCTGGACCACTAAAAGAAATTCCTCCTGAAAAGTTCAACACCACTTCTGTGCCAAAGTATTATCAGTCTCCTTGGATAGAAGCCATTAGGGATGatccagagctgctggaagccTTATATCCTAAACTTTTCAAACCTGAAGCAAAGCCAGAACTGCCAGATTACAGGAGCTTTAACAGGTAATTCTGAGTGAGCACTGAATTTTATAGTGGAGAAAAAGAATTactatgaaacaaaatgtttccagGAGCTGTAAAAATACACACCACCTGTACTTACGAGTATATCCCCCGAAATTTACACAGATTACAAGTAGCAAACAAGAGCTTTAAGAAGTAACAAGTCTCTGTAGTGTGGGCACAACAATAATTATAGAACAAACAATGGAAGATTAATTGttgaaaatactgaataaaagaaagaaagatagaaagaactagagaaagagaaaaggaaacaaagagagacATAAAAAAATACTACAGGATATAGTAACACTTCAaactttttccagtgtttctgtTGACTTTGGCAGGTATGGTATAATGACCTCATAAGCCCCATCAGGGAAACTCTCAGTAACACTTGACTTGTAAGCTATATAAGGCAAATcgcttttatttttactttttatttctttaattttatttatttatttattttacagctcaCACTGCGCTGGCTGGTTTTGTAGGCAATGGTAGCACAGTGAACTCTACCCCTCTTAGCAGTGCCACAGACAAAACAGCTCACAGCCTGCATATtttatcacatttttcttttaagtatctttgaaaacatttggTAATAAATTAGCACATGCATTACAAGCAGACTTCAAAATACATTAGAAATAGGAGGAGGTCTGAGAATAAAGTTTCTTATATAGGAGCTTGTATGATGAGGCTTTTTGGTAGAGCTTCTTGACAATTATTAACAATAATGGTTTGGAGATATTTTGAAAGTCTTAAAACTCATCATTCATTGCTATCATTCATTCCATTCACATTATTGTTATTTCTCAAAGCCATGGACAGTTATTTACTGGCAACCTACTTAAAACGTACTTAAAAAGTTCACAGTTATATAGTTAGTGAAAAATACCCCAAACATCACTTCGATTTGTACCATAGATGGGCCTCAACTATGAGTGCATGGAGCAAGAACTGCAATACATCAAAATTGGCACTGCAGACACCACACTAATTTTTATATCccaatacaatataatacatATCATAAGCATGTAATACACTTTTGTCAGTAAGCAAAACAAGAATACAAATCAGAGAGATATACCACAGCTGCCAACATTGGAACAGTAGCAGCACAGTTTGTACACTACGGTCATTgcaactgaaaggaaaaaaaaaacatagccAAAGATACATATACATAGAAATAGGGAAAGAATTAGTGCTCCCTCACACAAGAGAGATTTGAAGTCCATCACACAAGTCATCACTGTTGAAAGACAGCATCAGACAAGGCACGGGGTGCATTAATAGGGATATCTCAGTGAGCTGAGTCAGTATCTGATGGCTTATTTGTGAATTTCTAGCTGCTTTGTGGTCCCATAATCTGTTAGTTATCCTCTATATAACAGTAACTGCTCAGATTTCCTCCTTATTCACCCTTCAACTGCCATAAAAAAACACTAAAACTTGCCAGATACATATAGATCTAGATTGTGAAACTATCTGACAGATTCAAAATGCAAGACATAGAGATATAATCCATGATACTTtaacaaaaacacagttttcCTCAATGTAAATAACAACAATCCAGAAAAAGAATCCAGAAAAACTGATACATCCAGTACCCTCTGGTATATGCTTTTGAGCAAGAAGGACAAGttccaaaagaaataaagacttTTCAAAATTGAAATTCAAGATACTAGACTACTGGGGAGGATCTCAGAGCCATGAGTTTAATGTCTACTCTTCTAAAAATGGATAGAGTGGAGTGCCTGATAGTGGGGTTGAAAGCATGCATCCGACCTGCAACTGCCCAGCTAATTAACCACAAGTATTACAGAGAAGGCTAAATGTGACCTCTGCcagaatactgaaaataaaacagagttgAGCCAGAGGGAAtaaacaatctttttttctctagctGAACAATAAAGCAGTTTACATGGAAGTTGAGAAACTACTGTCTGAACCTGAGTTCCCAGATCTTTTAAAGTACTCTCTGTACTTATTACTTTCCgtaaatgaaagaaacagatcTAGGAGCAGCAAAAAGGCCCTAAACCTCTTTGCTTACAATTGCATGGCTTGACATCTAGACAAAGAACCACAGTCTTTCTAATGCAATCAATTTTATATTTCTGGACAGCATTTGTAATTCAACAGAGGACTTTATCACCTCTAGAATACCACATATGAGCAGTTAGGTTCATTCTTAAAGAGACATATATtgcaaaaaaagcttttttcagACACATACTGTCACATGACACAGCAATTCAACAGTACTAGCAATGTGTTTTGAGTGAAAGTGCCATAGTGTACTCTAACCATCCAGCGGCAGTTGTACATCATGTTTGTTCTCAGGCGTGGAATTTGGGGCAAAACTGTATTAACTGAAGAATCATAGATGAGCTTCAGTTAAGATAGATGCAGCTGCCAATGTAATTAAATAGATCTGAacatttgcagaaggaaaacttTATCAGTCTTTTGTTTCTAGATACTACTAAGTTATCTAATCTAGGTCACAGCATCCTTGATGTCTTTAATTTCAGTCTTGGGGAGAAAGCAAATGACAGTGTTTTAAACATTTGAAGTGTGGGGGCATCAATGAAGGCTTTCTATCATGATTCATCATTCAACAAAGTACCACTATGCCTGTTCTCCAGCAAAACACTAGTACAGTCATCATTAGTCAGGACAGGGTGTGGTTAACAGTATGTGTGATGCACAGAATTCCCAAAGAAACAGGCCTGAGATTCTACCCAAGTTTGTGCAGTGGTATCCGTCAACATGGCACTTGGATTTCACTGGCCATATTCAGGTTCCTTTCAGCTTTCCATATTCCAGGATAAACCAGCAACATGATTTCTAATGGTGAGGGACATCTGATGTGACAGAATAGCCCCACACAAACAAGGGTTAAAAGTATACTCAGAGTTCACCAGCATTCAGGTTTTTTAGTTTGTTGGTTTTTCACTACCAGCAATGAACTGGTAGCACTGGACCACATAGCAGTGCCATTTTTTATTACTGACTTTAACCACAGCAGAATCAAAACTAAGGAATTCACAGTAGCATTAGTTGGAATCTAGCAGGCATTTTACACTGCAGGGATCTTGTAATGCTGGCAGGTCAATGAAGGAAGAGGCAGTGGAACAAACAACAAGCACATTTGCCTTCTGATGCAGGGCTTTCTGTGAGACAGCCAATAATGGTTGAACTGCAGCTAGCACTAGACAGAACGTACAATCAGAGAAACTGGGTTATAGTATCGCTGTAAGAAGACTCTTCAGACAAGGCCACCCTTTCTCCCCCTGGATGAAAAGGAATCTGTGCTCACAGAGAAATGCTTCAGAACAGAGCCATGTCATCTGATTCTTCTTGGAGGTTccttcagggaaattaacataTGCTGATGAGTTTGTAATATCAGTTAATTTAGTACCTTTATTGCATATGCCTTCCtgaaactgaataaaatatcaAAGTTTGGATTACGTGTGACACACAAAGCATTACATCTTGCTCACATAAGGCAAGCAAGTCTGACTGGTTCTGTCTGTCCTACCAGACAAATTATTGCTCAGCCTTCTTAATTCCCAAAGACTACTGTTCCAAAAACACTAAAGGAATCCAGTCCATCTGGACTGGGCTCTGCTTTTATTGATTAATGGATTCTGAACTATATTGTAAAAAAGCCAAGAAGCAGATCCTCAAAGGAATTTTGGCTGCCTAACTCTAACTAATGTAAGAGATTAGTGAAGACTAAATGTTTAGCCAGTTCCTTAGCACCTAAATACCCCTGCCAAACTGGCATTAGCTCTTGCAGTAACTTAACCGTGAAGGTCTGAGCATTTTGTAGGATCATGTTTTCTGCTCTTACATCTCCTTTTCACATAGGATTAACAGAATAAGCAAAATGTTCTGAGATTAATAGtcccatttttatttgcaaaaccCACATTTTTCAACATGATGTAATTGAAGCTGCTAATGCAGTTACCACAAACTTTCCTGAATAATCATCTGCAAGTAATCTCCTATTTTGAGACAGTAAAATATACAGTAAGACAAAGACCAAAACAAGAGCCCCtaacaaaacagatgaaaatctgGTTATGCCTGATGATATTAAATAATGCATCAGCTTTTCAGGAACACGCAAAGTGGTTATTAAACAGTCTCTTAAGCTTCCTGGTTCCACTTCCTATGGCTCTGAACCAGGATTTCTGCCCCTGTTATGAGCAATGACTCCTGGAATTTTTACATACGAGTTCTAGGTTTCTATACAATGAATCAGAGCTTACAACACAGGTCATTATAACACCATGTTGTCAGACAAGTTATTGCTCACAAGAAATCTACCACTGCTGTAAAGGAAAATCTACATCTATTAGCCAATTACCACACTATCCTTTGTGCTGACTGTCATGTGCTTCTGCCAAACACGCAAGAATGCATAATCCTCTGTGGTCAGACTTCACATAGGAACTAATatgtttttccccagaaaagCCATTTGAATTACTATAGAAcactcttctgtttctgttacCTATAGGAATATGTTCtacttaaaagaacaaaatactaaaaatagGAAGTATTACACTATAGAATAGTTTTGGATTTTATACAGCTATTACTCTTCTATTCATCTTGATTGctccttttatttatatattgatGAGGATTAAATATTACAGCACTGTGAGAATGAGTATCTTAATTAGTGCAGCAATTAAAACAATCTTTATTATCCTGTAAGATGTAGATCACCACATTCACTCTGTGCCAATTAtcaagcaattatttttaatcagtatCATGCAGTATCCAATTTGGCACTGTGACCTAGAAGACAGGAGAAGATTGATACCACAGGCACTGTGTGAAAAGAATTCCCTTTGACCTCAAGAGAGTTTAATGCCTAGAGTGGCTGCTGCCACAAAATCTTCATCTGGGAAAGAGTTTAATCCAAAGCAGCCTTCTTCCCTTCCTAAGTATGCATGCCCAGAactttcatgattttttttttatatcttgcCTGACTGACCTTAGGATTTAACACTATCCCTTTTGCCAAAGCCTGCTTGTATTCAGTGAATCATCTGCGCAGTGCCTGGgcattaatatttcttttaggtcagatttttattttttaatgtattaatcTCTTTATTTTTGAGCACTTAATTGCCCCTAGGTGATGTTTTATCCATTGCTACCTTGTCGGAAACCCTAGTCAGAATTTCAATTTATCTTTCTTTAGTTTCTGTTGCTCTGGGTTTATACTATCACCTGGAGCCACTGGAAATACATACCAGCAGATCTGGCATCAAATACACAAAACCTACCAGGGCTAAAGAAATTTCAccataaaaaaaagcaaaaccaaaaaactgTCACATACTACTGTATATGTATTTTACAGATATCGAGTGTCAATGTGCAACTTCAAAATCATTGGCCAGACAATATCCTGGCTAAGTTGTATGGCTGATAAAAACAAGCACGTCTGCTTGGTCACATTTGCTTATACAAAGGgttctggaaaaagagaaacatgtcTCCCTCTCCACCCCTCCTCACCGctctcctatttttattttcatcctaGAAACTGGCAAATAGAAAAGAATCATGGGAAGTATTTGGaattacttctgttttaaaatattttcaaatgcatgtAACAGTAAGTTCCTGCTTAGAATTTCTTATCTTTTAGTTTCTCAGGCTTATCATCTAAGGGAACATTTACATacaaataacatgaaaaaaatactggCTGCAGATTAGGGGCCAATTTCAGCCAGAGTTTCAAGGCTTAGttacataaacattttcttcagcaacaAAGCTGAGATAAGAAGTCCTCACCCACTCTTCTCCTTTCCAAAGGCTGTTGTCTTTGGCTGCCCCTTTCTGCTTGATGTTACACTTCACTGCCTCCTCGCTCGCATTGTTACAATTGTTGTGCCACAATGATTAAAAAGCAGATTGCAAAACTTGGATTTTCAGGTCCTCCTTTTGAAGCACTGGTTTTGGTTTGCTGCtttcttgatttgttttgcagtgctttttattattattaatttttttgtaaTGCAGATGACATAAGTGACCCAAAATTCATCGCATATCCCACATACACACTGATACAATATGGTGCCAAAATACAGTGTAGTGGGAAGAACAAGCAGCTGGGAAGATGAGAAAATGGGGTGAGATCTTCCTAAACTAGTTACCCACTAGTGAGAATATGTTGAACTACGGTTTTCAGGCAGATTGATCTGTCGCCAAGGAAGTAAGTTTAGTAACTGTGACTCACCAGTGAAGAGGTTTTCTTGCAACATATTTTTCTGTCCACTTTTGTACTGATGACTCGGAAAAAGGCTTTACCGGCAGGAAGATCTTAGGGATGatttgccagaaaaaaatagcattcttTTCCCAAAGTCTTTACAATGTAAtttttgtcattaaaataacttcaattctttaaaaacaggcaatttttaaataacactttaattttatttctctaaatTCTACAGAGTTGCCACTCCCTTTGGTGGTTTTGAGAGAGCATCAAAACTGGTTAAATTCAAGGTACCAGATTATAATCTACTGATGCTAAATGATCCAAGATTCATGATTCTTGCAAATCCTCTTGCTACCAGAAGATCCTTCAATAGGACTCCTAAAGGATGGACATCTGAGAATATTCCAGTAGTGTTCATTCAACCTTCAGATTCCAACGATGTTCCAGAAACAGAGGACCTGTGAGAGAAGCTGCACTCTATATTGTACAAAATTTGGAAAGCTGCACATTCATGTATTTTTGGTCCAAATGTTACTAAAGGCTACTGAGAAAACCTTTCCTTGGCAGCTGGCACATAATGTCTgatgtgttatttcttttctggaatCTATTTTTCATCTGTTGACACAACATAAATAAAGGAATTTGGCAAGTACTGGCTGAGATAGTTTGTGTTTATACTTATATATTCTTTtacttcagtgaaaaataaattttttctAAAATCTTCATCAATTCAGAACAGGTGCATCAACAAAAACTGCTAACATGGAATTTGATTTGATAGGTGTGCTGATTCTGGTAGAATAAGTAATACCATGATAATACGCTCCAAAAACCTTTAGTATCACCTGCTCAAGATGAGCATGGAGAAACCAACCACTTTTCTCAAACCTGCTTGAGACAAAGTTAAGAGTTTCATCATTACTTTGATGACAGCAAGTTaagccattttcttctttcctcctctaaCTCAACTTTAATTATGGACATCAATGTCTTTGTCATAAGGATTTGTTTACAGAAAATGCAGTGTATTTGACTATGACAAAACTATGTAAGGGTGAAAAAGTACAAAGGCATTTCCTGGATGAGTTCAGAACGTTAGTTCTGATTGCAACTAAAAAACTGGTTGTGTCAAACATACCAGAATAGCATCACTGAGAGCTATGTTTCCGTAAGTGCTTTTGTcaatagaaagaaaagccatATACCCTTCCCCCCACAGCCATAATATATCTGGGGACTTAAAATCACCTGAGTTTTCTTGTACTTGATATGCTGGCAAGCTCTGACATCTTAGAAACACAATTTTTAGACTTCTATTATATCCATAACTTCATAGGaggcaaacaaaaccaacttcATTGGCTGAAGTTTCCTAGAATGGATTAGTTTGAGGACTTCAACTGTGTAAAATATACAACAATTATAAGGgcaatgattaaaaataataataataataataattcaagcctgaaaatgcaaaacctaagggaaaaaaaactataGCAAGGAgcaatgcaaacatgttctagaggAAGGAAGTTGTTTTTCCTAAGCCATAATAAGCTTTTATAAACCTGCTATAGAAGTACGACATACACACAATGAACAACATATACACTATAAATAAGGCATACAACATATTTATTGTATACTCTGTAAAGACTACTTATACACACAGATCAAGGTATCTTCCTTCTTATGCATTGCACATGCTGGtaacttcagttttctgtaCATCTGTGGATCCACAGGAATAGAACAGGCTCAGGAGACTCAAGATTTTTGAGAAGTACTGAGCATACGTATGTACACACGCTCATCTGATGGTTCTGTCTAATTGAGATTTCTGAAACAGTCTGTCACAGAAAATCTGGTAGCTCTAATTCAACAgccaactgcagcagcagaatcctgttcctctttctttcttcttcaactACCACAGAGCTATATACATAGCAGTACATTAAATGCACCCGGAGCTGCTCTTTCTGAAACAAGCCAATTGTGTCAGAGAAGTGTGCAAGTATTTGATACTTAATCTTCCAACACTGAGAGGCTTTCGCCAAACTGCCTTTTGGGATTAGGCCTTGAACCATGATAAACCCTAAGTTGTGCTTGGGAACTGTCTGGGAGATGGTTAATTGGCAGAAATCAGGACTGATCAATGCACTAAGCATTCAGTAGCACAGAGTATCAACTGCCAGCGTCCAGGAATGTTCCCTGGCTGCATCACTCTAGATGTATGTAGTCTTATTGTGCAAGTCTCACTGCAATAAACAAATCTCTGCCAAAAAAACAATCTCCTTTGCCACTAAAGTAGATTTtttgttaaggttggaaattCAGGGATCTTCTATTGACTTCAGTATGTTATTTTGGGAGCTGCTTGTATGGCACTTCAAATGTATGAGAAGCATGAAACCAGATTTGGGTAAAAACGAGGAATTTCAGAGATCACGATTTTATGAATTTTTGTAGACAAAGAGATGGCTCCAAAGTGAAATAAAGATGCTTTCTTTAGTTAAAGGTCTGGAAAGATATGTACAAAATAACTAATATGCTTGATAAATTTCAGCGGTACTTCTAAAAATCCCTGCAGCAATGGAGTATAGCAGAAAggatagaaagaaaacacatggGCAACAGCTTTACATGAGTGTAAATGATCACggtatgcaaatattttcaaaactcTGCTTATAACGGCATGCATACTTTAACACATCGCATACTTTAACACATCACACTCTTACTTACTTCCAAATGAGAAGGGAACAGAAGGGTGTGATGAAAGGGTAGAAATGTAGTAGGGGGTAAATGTGTACTTTAAAAGGTCTTTGTTCCCAAAGTGGCCTCATTTGTCTTTACATTAAGCTGCTCATTACAGCAGTTTAAACGGGACTTAGAAATTCATTTCAATGTTTTAACCAATAATATGgtgaagagaggaaagagaac
This DNA window, taken from Excalfactoria chinensis isolate bCotChi1 chromosome 4, bCotChi1.hap2, whole genome shotgun sequence, encodes the following:
- the MYOZ2 gene encoding myozenin-2 isoform X1, which encodes MLSHSAMVKERKEQASAIMDEIQRNVSPSLNLGKKVSTPRDIMVEELSTLSNRGARLFKRRQRRSDKYTYENYHYVANKPRNRGEPIHSVKMDGLSVEGIPQHAPMTPPNTPDPRSPPHPDNIAPGYSGPLKEIPPEKFNTTSVPKYYQSPWIEAIRDDPELLEALYPKLFKPEAKPELPDYRSFNRVATPFGGFERASKLVKFKVPDYNLLMLNDPRFMILANPLATRRSFNRTPKGWTSENIPVVFIQPSDSNDVPETEDL
- the MYOZ2 gene encoding myozenin-2 isoform X2, which produces MVEELSTLSNRGARLFKRRQRRSDKYTYENYHYVANKPRNRGEPIHSVKMDGLSVEGIPQHAPMTPPNTPDPRSPPHPDNIAPGYSGPLKEIPPEKFNTTSVPKYYQSPWIEAIRDDPELLEALYPKLFKPEAKPELPDYRSFNRVATPFGGFERASKLVKFKVPDYNLLMLNDPRFMILANPLATRRSFNRTPKGWTSENIPVVFIQPSDSNDVPETEDL